The Tripterygium wilfordii isolate XIE 37 chromosome 4, ASM1340144v1, whole genome shotgun sequence genome has a window encoding:
- the LOC119997890 gene encoding uncharacterized protein LOC119997890 isoform X2 has product MDFDSLSRRELQSLCKKNKIPANMTNVAMADALKALEHVEGLDDTLIQAESNPLQSPENPRTARRKPSNAEPGSSKCLTSARRATRRAAAEEGDEENKNVDVTKTPAAPTTRRRATVHSARQKVGIHLEEADEGPQKRDVAESSAVPTSRRRAPATSSRWKIDGQKDEGSVQRMYSTRRSVRLLEKSMSELSMKEHGRLEPIKMIEDEESEGKKETSDSAQEIDGLESSGQFCNGLLEDNKKAKHELGAEKCGELENSLVSAVQYQYESEGSNKTDVFFEENGENTADMSNESIKERGTDLLVARVSSEIEALNMVSKSETNEELNDTHDFSFVEVPAVPEEVSAEIMDHVTDSHFPLQHEINESEKGKLYECDESKSVESQQSASSDPDLEPKYSIDEEAKADKSEEKPSESHQENSFGELPKENAPLLPEDIDSVKFESAKGSESTKYFVDYEKSDEVSHQLVSESCDMSDFPDDSTVEDDYSGFESSGNDQIQIADEFGEEESINADNVEALSYSTEKKLTNGPDADVREELNITSTLLEKASEFEFVQQMSPTCPPMVSEGEGVGRIALPKMEAYDSRTLIDDKNVTQAAEFVTTIHENPPSLDKSPSRGKGIGQNAQFAPDSLPGQFPRPYFSSAKKQTTLPMIMQDSGINKENIDLSGCNLEAQKDKMKEKNVIDKGGKVVLEGESIRSLKKMLKKKLTITGSAKEKDPNVTKEEGKTRPALQMVPENCMPVADSLEI; this is encoded by the exons ATGGATTTCGACAGCCTTTCAAGGAGGGAGCTTCAATCGCTCTGCAAGAAGAACAAGATCCCAGCTAACATGACCAATGTTGCCATGGCTGATGCTCTCAAAGCTCTTGAACAT GTTGAAGGCCTTGATGACACCTTGATTCAAGCTGAATCCAATCCCCTGCAGTCTCCAGAAAATCCCCGTACTGCAAGGAGAAAACCGAGTAATGCTGAGCCTGGAAGCTCAAAGTGCTTGACTTCTGCTCGCCGAGCAACCAGAAGAGCAGCTGCTGAAGAGGGTGATGAAGAAAATAAGAACGTTGATGTAACCAAAACTCCAGCTGCACCCACTACCCGAAGGAGGGCAACTGTCCATTCTGCAAGGCAGAAGGTGGGGATACATCTGGAGGAAGCTGATGAGGGTCCACAGAAAAGGGATGTGGCAGAGAGTTCAGCAGTGCCAACTAGCCGACGAAGAGCACCAGCAACGTCCTCTCGCTGGAAGATAGATGGCCAGAAAGATGAAGGATCAGTGCAGAGGATGTATAGCACAAGGAGATCAGTGAGGCTTTTGGAGAAGAGCATGTCAGAGCTCAGTATGAAGGAGCATGGGAGACTTGAGCCCATAAAGATGATTGAGGACGAGGAGAGTGAAGGGAAAAAGGAAACATCCG ATAGTGCACAAGAAATTGATGGATTGGAGAGTTCTGGCCAATTTTGTAATGGCTTATTGGAAGACAACAAGAAGGCTAAGCATGAACTGGGTGCTGAAAAATGTGGTGAGTTGGAGAATTCATTGGTTTCAGCGGTTCAATATCAATATGAAAGTGAAGGCTCCAACAAAACAGATGTTTTCTTCGAAGAAAATGGGGAAAACACAGCTGATATGAGCAATGAATCCATAAAAGAAAGGG GAACGGATCTCCTAGTTGCAAGGGTCTCATCTGAGATTGAGGCTTTAAATATGGTTTCAAAATCAGAAACCAATGAAGAATTGAATGACACTCATGATTTTTCATTTGTAGAGGTGCCTGCTGTTCCTGAAGAAGTTTCTGCTGAGATTATGGACCATGTTACCGATTCTCATTTTCCCCTGCAACATGAGATAAATGAATCAGAGAAGGGAAAACTTTATGAATGCGATGAATCTAAATCAGTTGAGAGTCAACAATCGGCAAGCAGTGATCCGGATCTTGAACCAAAATATTCCATTGATGAGGAGGCAAAAGCTGACAAATCAGAGGAAAAACCAAGTGAATCTCATCAGGAGAACAGCTTTGGAGAATTGCCCAAAGAAAATGCTCCACTTCTTCCAGAAGATATTGATTCTGTGAAGTTTGAAAGTGCAAAGGGGTCTGAGAGTACTAAATATTTTGTCGATTATGAGAAATCTGATGAAGTTTCACATCAACTAGTTTCTGAGTCTTGTGATATGAGTGATTTTCCTGATGATTCAACTGTAGAAGATGATTATTCTGGTTTTGAAAGCTCTGGTAATGATCAAATACAGATTGCAGATGAATTTGGTGAAGAGGAAAGCATAAACGCTGACAATGTTGAGGCACTTTCTTATTCAACAGAGAAGAAGCTCACTAATGGACCAGATGCAGATGTTAGAGAAGAGTTGAACATTACAAGCACATTGTTGGAGAAGGCTTCAGAATTTGAATTTGTCCAGCAAATGAGTCCCACTTGTCCTCCTATGGTTTCTGAGGGTGAAGGAGTAGGTAGAATTGCATTGCCCAAGATGGAAGCGTATGATTCTAGAACTTTGATTGATGATAAAAATGTAACACAAGCTGCAGAATTTGTTACGACGATTCATGAAAACCCTCCATCACTAGACAAGTCACCTTCCAGAGGTAAAGGTATTGGACAAAATGCACAATTTGCTCCAGACTCCCTTCCTGGCCAGTTTCCTCGTCCATACTTTTCATCGGCTAAGAAACAAACGACATTGCCAATGATTATGCAAGACTCAGGcatcaacaaagaaaacatTGACTTGAGTGGCTGCAATTTGGAGGCTCAAAAAGACAAGATGAAGGAAAAGAATGTCATTGATAAGGGTGGCAAGGTTGTACTAGAGGGTGAGAGTATAAGAAGCTTGAAGAAGAtgttgaaaaagaaattgaCGATTACTGGAAGTGCAAAGGAAAAAGACCCTAATGTCACCAAG GAGGAGGGGAAGACCAGACCGGCCTTGCAGATGGTGCCTGAGAATTGCATGCCTGTTGCTGACTCTCTGGAGATATGA
- the LOC119997890 gene encoding uncharacterized protein LOC119997890 isoform X1 yields MDFDSLSRRELQSLCKKNKIPANMTNVAMADALKALEHVEGLDDTLIQAESNPLQSPENPRTARRKPSNAEPGSSKCLTSARRATRRAAAEEGDEENKNVDVTKTPAAPTTRRRATVHSARQKVGIHLEEADEGPQKRDVAESSAVPTSRRRAPATSSRWKIDGQKDEGSVQRMYSTRRSVRLLEKSMSELSMKEHGRLEPIKMIEDEESEGKKETSETKLLAISPDSAQEIDGLESSGQFCNGLLEDNKKAKHELGAEKCGELENSLVSAVQYQYESEGSNKTDVFFEENGENTADMSNESIKERGTDLLVARVSSEIEALNMVSKSETNEELNDTHDFSFVEVPAVPEEVSAEIMDHVTDSHFPLQHEINESEKGKLYECDESKSVESQQSASSDPDLEPKYSIDEEAKADKSEEKPSESHQENSFGELPKENAPLLPEDIDSVKFESAKGSESTKYFVDYEKSDEVSHQLVSESCDMSDFPDDSTVEDDYSGFESSGNDQIQIADEFGEEESINADNVEALSYSTEKKLTNGPDADVREELNITSTLLEKASEFEFVQQMSPTCPPMVSEGEGVGRIALPKMEAYDSRTLIDDKNVTQAAEFVTTIHENPPSLDKSPSRGKGIGQNAQFAPDSLPGQFPRPYFSSAKKQTTLPMIMQDSGINKENIDLSGCNLEAQKDKMKEKNVIDKGGKVVLEGESIRSLKKMLKKKLTITGSAKEKDPNVTKEEGKTRPALQMVPENCMPVADSLEI; encoded by the exons ATGGATTTCGACAGCCTTTCAAGGAGGGAGCTTCAATCGCTCTGCAAGAAGAACAAGATCCCAGCTAACATGACCAATGTTGCCATGGCTGATGCTCTCAAAGCTCTTGAACAT GTTGAAGGCCTTGATGACACCTTGATTCAAGCTGAATCCAATCCCCTGCAGTCTCCAGAAAATCCCCGTACTGCAAGGAGAAAACCGAGTAATGCTGAGCCTGGAAGCTCAAAGTGCTTGACTTCTGCTCGCCGAGCAACCAGAAGAGCAGCTGCTGAAGAGGGTGATGAAGAAAATAAGAACGTTGATGTAACCAAAACTCCAGCTGCACCCACTACCCGAAGGAGGGCAACTGTCCATTCTGCAAGGCAGAAGGTGGGGATACATCTGGAGGAAGCTGATGAGGGTCCACAGAAAAGGGATGTGGCAGAGAGTTCAGCAGTGCCAACTAGCCGACGAAGAGCACCAGCAACGTCCTCTCGCTGGAAGATAGATGGCCAGAAAGATGAAGGATCAGTGCAGAGGATGTATAGCACAAGGAGATCAGTGAGGCTTTTGGAGAAGAGCATGTCAGAGCTCAGTATGAAGGAGCATGGGAGACTTGAGCCCATAAAGATGATTGAGGACGAGGAGAGTGAAGGGAAAAAGGAAACATCCG AAACTAAATTGCTGGCAATATCACCAGATAGTGCACAAGAAATTGATGGATTGGAGAGTTCTGGCCAATTTTGTAATGGCTTATTGGAAGACAACAAGAAGGCTAAGCATGAACTGGGTGCTGAAAAATGTGGTGAGTTGGAGAATTCATTGGTTTCAGCGGTTCAATATCAATATGAAAGTGAAGGCTCCAACAAAACAGATGTTTTCTTCGAAGAAAATGGGGAAAACACAGCTGATATGAGCAATGAATCCATAAAAGAAAGGG GAACGGATCTCCTAGTTGCAAGGGTCTCATCTGAGATTGAGGCTTTAAATATGGTTTCAAAATCAGAAACCAATGAAGAATTGAATGACACTCATGATTTTTCATTTGTAGAGGTGCCTGCTGTTCCTGAAGAAGTTTCTGCTGAGATTATGGACCATGTTACCGATTCTCATTTTCCCCTGCAACATGAGATAAATGAATCAGAGAAGGGAAAACTTTATGAATGCGATGAATCTAAATCAGTTGAGAGTCAACAATCGGCAAGCAGTGATCCGGATCTTGAACCAAAATATTCCATTGATGAGGAGGCAAAAGCTGACAAATCAGAGGAAAAACCAAGTGAATCTCATCAGGAGAACAGCTTTGGAGAATTGCCCAAAGAAAATGCTCCACTTCTTCCAGAAGATATTGATTCTGTGAAGTTTGAAAGTGCAAAGGGGTCTGAGAGTACTAAATATTTTGTCGATTATGAGAAATCTGATGAAGTTTCACATCAACTAGTTTCTGAGTCTTGTGATATGAGTGATTTTCCTGATGATTCAACTGTAGAAGATGATTATTCTGGTTTTGAAAGCTCTGGTAATGATCAAATACAGATTGCAGATGAATTTGGTGAAGAGGAAAGCATAAACGCTGACAATGTTGAGGCACTTTCTTATTCAACAGAGAAGAAGCTCACTAATGGACCAGATGCAGATGTTAGAGAAGAGTTGAACATTACAAGCACATTGTTGGAGAAGGCTTCAGAATTTGAATTTGTCCAGCAAATGAGTCCCACTTGTCCTCCTATGGTTTCTGAGGGTGAAGGAGTAGGTAGAATTGCATTGCCCAAGATGGAAGCGTATGATTCTAGAACTTTGATTGATGATAAAAATGTAACACAAGCTGCAGAATTTGTTACGACGATTCATGAAAACCCTCCATCACTAGACAAGTCACCTTCCAGAGGTAAAGGTATTGGACAAAATGCACAATTTGCTCCAGACTCCCTTCCTGGCCAGTTTCCTCGTCCATACTTTTCATCGGCTAAGAAACAAACGACATTGCCAATGATTATGCAAGACTCAGGcatcaacaaagaaaacatTGACTTGAGTGGCTGCAATTTGGAGGCTCAAAAAGACAAGATGAAGGAAAAGAATGTCATTGATAAGGGTGGCAAGGTTGTACTAGAGGGTGAGAGTATAAGAAGCTTGAAGAAGAtgttgaaaaagaaattgaCGATTACTGGAAGTGCAAAGGAAAAAGACCCTAATGTCACCAAG GAGGAGGGGAAGACCAGACCGGCCTTGCAGATGGTGCCTGAGAATTGCATGCCTGTTGCTGACTCTCTGGAGATATGA